Proteins encoded by one window of Ralstonia sp. RRA:
- a CDS encoding aromatic alcohol reductase, with product MNPTDPNATSQNILVLGAGELGLPVLRNLARRAKDVDGAKISVLLRASAVESSTPGKQQDIAEIRNLGIEIVVGDLVKSSIDELAKVFAQYDTVIGCAGYAAGIDTPMKLARAALQARIPRYFPWQFGVDFDVIGRGSPQDIFDAQLDVREFLRGQHQTEWVIISTGMFMSYLFEPDFGVVDLQNDAVHALGSLDTAVTLTTPDDIGALTAEIVFAKPRIRDEIVYLAGDTVTYGEVADKLQAALGRPFTHSAWSEQYLLDELARDPHNMMRKYRAAFAQGRGVAWDKSGTFNQRHAIPVTDVASWIKANLTSGRSE from the coding sequence ATGAACCCAACAGATCCTAACGCGACGTCGCAAAACATTCTCGTGCTCGGTGCCGGCGAACTCGGCCTGCCGGTACTGCGCAATCTTGCGCGCCGCGCGAAGGACGTGGACGGCGCGAAGATCAGCGTGCTGCTGCGCGCAAGTGCCGTTGAATCCAGTACACCCGGCAAGCAACAAGATATCGCGGAGATCCGGAATCTTGGGATCGAGATTGTCGTCGGCGATCTTGTGAAGAGCTCCATCGACGAGCTCGCCAAAGTCTTCGCGCAATATGACACGGTCATCGGTTGCGCGGGCTACGCAGCCGGCATCGACACGCCAATGAAGCTGGCGCGCGCGGCCTTGCAGGCGCGTATCCCGAGGTACTTCCCATGGCAGTTCGGGGTCGATTTTGATGTGATTGGTCGCGGCAGTCCGCAAGACATTTTCGACGCACAGTTGGACGTGCGCGAATTTCTGCGCGGTCAGCACCAGACCGAGTGGGTCATCATCTCGACCGGCATGTTCATGAGCTACCTGTTTGAGCCAGATTTCGGTGTGGTCGACCTACAAAACGATGCAGTCCACGCACTAGGCAGCCTCGACACCGCAGTAACGCTGACGACGCCGGATGACATTGGAGCGCTGACCGCCGAGATCGTGTTCGCCAAACCGCGCATCCGGGACGAGATCGTGTATCTGGCCGGCGACACCGTGACTTACGGTGAGGTCGCCGACAAGCTGCAAGCGGCCCTCGGCCGCCCTTTCACCCATTCGGCCTGGAGCGAGCAGTACTTGCTGGACGAGCTGGCACGCGATCCGCACAACATGATGCGCAAGTATCGTGCGGCTTTTGCTCAAGGGCGGGGTGTCGCATGGGACAAGAGCGGGACGTTCAATCAACGCCACGCCATTCCGGTCACCGACGTGGCATCGTGGATCAAGGCAAACCTTACTTCGGGCCGCAGCGAGTAA
- a CDS encoding helix-turn-helix domain-containing protein, which produces MDRDELLNYSQTVCDGLRDDDDGLRREVLAHAGSRWSLGVVHTLGVYGRLRHAEIGRRMHGVTQRMLTRTLRLLERDGLVLRHDFEEIPPRVEYELSDTGMELLVRMVPLWTWIVENADRFREARLNFDRQHRDANS; this is translated from the coding sequence TTGGATCGAGACGAACTTCTCAACTATTCGCAGACCGTATGTGACGGCCTGAGAGACGATGATGATGGCCTGCGGCGGGAGGTGCTCGCACATGCCGGCAGCCGTTGGTCACTCGGTGTGGTCCACACGCTCGGCGTGTACGGCAGACTGCGCCACGCAGAAATCGGTAGGCGCATGCACGGGGTGACTCAGCGCATGTTGACGCGCACGTTACGACTGCTCGAGCGTGACGGCTTGGTGCTTCGTCACGATTTCGAAGAGATACCGCCCAGAGTCGAGTACGAACTGTCCGACACGGGCATGGAGCTGCTCGTTCGCATGGTCCCGCTTTGGACCTGGATCGTGGAGAACGCGGACCGCTTCCGGGAAGCGAGGCTGAATTTCGACAGACAGCACCGCGACGCAAACTCGTAG
- a CDS encoding nuclear transport factor 2 family protein, with protein MASSSEALYTRQVRNYLRELERGDVAAICALFTPDAQIFSPFLGWMHPAPFFAKVNAASGESKITPIDICVSTTGARRATGYFIYDWGLKDGAAVRFECVDVFEFDDKGLIERMIIVYDTHPIRSTVGDKYA; from the coding sequence ATGGCCTCATCGTCCGAAGCACTATACACGCGGCAGGTTCGCAACTATCTCAGGGAGTTGGAGCGCGGCGATGTCGCGGCGATCTGTGCGCTGTTCACGCCAGACGCCCAAATCTTCTCGCCCTTTCTCGGCTGGATGCACCCCGCCCCATTCTTTGCGAAGGTCAACGCAGCGTCTGGTGAAAGCAAAATAACCCCGATCGACATCTGCGTTAGCACGACAGGCGCCCGACGCGCGACGGGTTACTTCATCTACGACTGGGGGCTCAAAGATGGGGCCGCAGTGCGTTTCGAGTGCGTCGATGTTTTCGAATTCGACGACAAAGGGCTCATCGAGCGGATGATCATCGTCTACGACACCCATCCGATTCGCAGTACGGTAGGTGACAAATACGCGTAG